Proteins encoded within one genomic window of Columba livia isolate bColLiv1 breed racing homer chromosome 1, bColLiv1.pat.W.v2, whole genome shotgun sequence:
- the LOC106145663 gene encoding coiled-coil domain-containing protein 70, which yields MASLKKKDPSRDTSNLSLLPASAISPRTTRFSQALWKENQSLREENQNLQQKNRAFRMENKAYYKENESIQRENKVLWEQNKVLQRKHRDSPEEETKHLEKQQKALQQQNKALREEIKALKTQERAFAMEEKALQQEILALWEENKAFKEQLKALQKDDKAIQEEEKALHEEKHALHEEKLALQEENKALQDEKKALQSQEEALQEEHKVLHEWQKMLQEEEESSISKESDA from the coding sequence ATGGctagcttaaagaaaaaagatccCTCAAGGGACACCAGCAATTTGTCGCTGCTGCCTGCATCTGCCATCTCCCCTCGCACGACACGATTTAGCCAAGCACTTTGGAAGGAGAATCAGTCTCTTCgagaagagaatcaaaaccttCAGCAAAAGAACAGAGCTTTTCGTATGGAGAACAAAGCCTATTATAAGGAGAATGAAAGTATCCAAAGAGAGAACAAAGTCCTTTGGGAACAAAATAAAGTCCTTCAAAGGAAGCATAGGGACTCTCCAGAGGAGGAAACAAAGCACCTtgagaaacagcaaaaggccctccaacaacaaaataaagccCTCAGAGAAGAGATTAAGGCTCTCAAAACACAAGAAAGAGCATTTGCGATGGAGGAAAAAGCTCTTCAGCAAGAGATTTTAGCTTTATGGGAGGAAAACAAGGCCTTCAAGGAGCAGCTTAAAGCTCTTCAAAAAGATGACAAAGCCATTcaggaagaggagaaagctCTTCATGAGGAAAAACATGCCCTCCATGAAGAGAAACTTGCCCTTCAAGAGGAGAACAAGGCCCTTCAAGATGAGAAAAAGGCCCTACAAAGTCAGGAGGAAGCCCTTCAAGAAGAGCACAAAGTCCTCCATGAATGGCAAAAGATGCttcaagaggaagaagaaagcagtataaGTAAAGAATCAGATGCTTAG